GGTCAATATGGATATGTTAATAGAAGATATATATCCTTTGGAGCAGTTTAAAATTAACAGATTATATATCATAAGCCTACATCCATTCAGGGATGTAGGCTATATTTTATGAATAAAATATCATTTATATAATGATAACATATATGCCTATCTTATCTAATGGGTTGAAGCATTATGTAGCTAAAAAAGAGTAGGTTATAATTACCTACTTTTTTCAAGTTTTTGTTTTGTTAATAATTTGGTTGTTTCTCCGACTATTTCGATTTTGTTATCATAGTTTAGTTGCCTGAACGTTTCTAACAGTTGTTTTTCTAGTGTATCCTTATATTCTCTGGTTCCGAATATTAGATAATCAATAGTTGTATTAAGTTCTTTTGCTATATTTGATAAAGTGTCTTGCTTAGGTAAAGTTTTACCATTTATAATATTATATATAGTTCCTTTTGATACTCCTATTTTTTTAGCCAATTCAGGTGCTTTTATACCTTTTACTTCAAGTAATTCAGTTAATCTTTCTCCTATTGTGTTCAATG
The window above is part of the Vallitalea guaymasensis genome. Proteins encoded here:
- a CDS encoding helix-turn-helix domain-containing protein gives rise to the protein MNTIGERLTELLEVKGIKAPELAKKIGVSKGTIYNIINGKTLPKQDTLSNIAKELNTTIDYLIFGTREYKDTLEKQLLETFRQLNYDNKIEIVGETTKLLTKQKLEKSR